A segment of the Streptomyces sp. P9-A2 genome:
CAGGCCGCCCATGCCTTGATGGTGTCCCACCAAGTGGTGTAGGCGATCAAGGCGCGAATCCGCAGGTCACCGTCAACGTCAGGGCTTTCCGGGCGTGAGATCGAGTGACGGTATGTCAGCCTGGGATTGATGGGTGCCCGATGCGGTGGATCTCTGCCGCCCTACGCCCGAGGTCAGGCTCACGGGCTCCGCGGCGGTGGTGATCCGGGATGCGACTGGCATGACGGTCCGTCAATAAGCTGACCGTCACCGATCGGTAGACCCTGGACGCGACCTGCAGCTTTCCACGTTGATCCCCTACACCACTCGGCGGGACACGATCCTGGCGGCGCGGGACCAGCGCTTGGAACTGCTCCCACAGAGGGTCGGTGATGGTTGAAGGCAGGACGGGCACGTGCCCTTCTGCTTGGCCATGGTGATCGTGGGCCTGTTGTCCAGGGCTGCGCCCGGTGCCCCCGACCGCCCAGGCGCGGTGCACGCCGCACCAGTGCCGTGGCGGGTAAAGCCAGCCGATTGGCCTAGCACTTGCGGGATGGCCGGGAGCATATGAGTGTTGTTAGTGGAACATCCGCTGCAGGGGAGTCGGCTGAGCGCCCAAAAAGCCTCGGGAGTGCGGAGCACGGAGCACAAGCCAGCCGCAGACCCCAAAGCCAGCAGCGTGACGTCAGGCGCCGCCCTCTATGGCAGGCGCACTCCAATCCCCCCAGACGGCACCTTGCACGCAATCGTGCCCACGCCTTGGCCTGCGTTTATCGCCTCGGCACGGTCGTCGGATCCGCCCCGAAGCACATCAACGCTCGATGGAGGCTGAAATGTCTACTCGCACAAAGACCACTCTCGGAGCCATGGCCACCCTGGCCTCGCTCGCAGTCGCCGCGCCCATGGCGATCGGCACCACGGCGCACGCAGACGTCAACAGCGGGACCGTCAATGTCGTCGGAACCGTGAGTTGCCTCGGGCTTGGCGACAACTCGAGCCCGACCGGGGTGTCGATCACCACCACGGACGGGGTCACCCGTAATACCGCCCTCCGGACCGAGGACACAGACACGCTGTACAGCGTGACCTTCCCCAACATCCCGAAGACCGGGGGGACTAGGGCGATGGCAACGGTCACCTGCAAGGCCCCCAACGGTAACGAGACGCCCTTCTCGAAGGAGATCAAGATAGACCGACCGGCACTCGCCAACCAGTTCAACCTGACCAGGGACCTCGGCTGAGCTTGTCCTTGAACCCCGACGAGATCGTTTCTCGTCGGGGTTCATCGTGCCCGGACGGCAGGCGCGGCAGCGATCAGAGGGTGTTCTCGAACAGCAGCAGGTCGGGGGGCCGGCGGGGTTGTTCTTGATCACACCGCTGGTCGCGTCGCTGGTGATCCATCTGTTGCCGGTGGAGGAGGCGCCGCCGTTCGCACCCTTGTGGAGCACGCCGACACCCGCGACCGTGCGGGCTGGCCATGGAGGTGCCGCTGACGGCGTTGGTGTCGCCGAGGACCCAGGCGGAGGCGATGCCCACGCCTGATGCGTAAGGCTCCACGCACGAGCCGTGGTTGGGGAAGGAGGCAGCGTTGTCGTTCTTGTCGGAGGCTGCGACCGTGGTCACACCGGAGGCGCCGGCCGGCGACGTGTCACAGGCGACTTCGCCGTCGTTCCCGGCCGCAACGGCGAGGAAGATACGGTGTTCATCTCAACTTCGCGAGAGGACCAGGTGACCTGACGGACGGCTGGCACACGGTGCAGCGCGTCCGTCATCGATCAGCACGTCACGTCCTCCGAGGAGGCGTCGCCTCCGTCGGCATCGCCTCGGTCCACATCGGTTCCGTCACGACGGCGGTCGGGGCGGTGAGCCGTTCGGCGGCGTACCGGAGTTCGTCCTCGCGCCGCGGATCGTACGGCTCCTGCGACGACCTGGCCACCCGGCCGCGGTCGGCGTAGGAGCCTGTAGGCGCCCCGGTCGCGCCGAGAGCGACGTCCGCGAGGCGGCGCCCGGCGGTGCTGCGGCCGATCCCTCGGCTCACGCCCGTCATCACGATGGGGTGCTGCGTGGAAGGCTCCTTCTGAGGCAGGCCCGACGACGCCTGACCGCCCCACGAGACCATCTGCCCGGGTCAGGAGCTAGGCGCCCACGTGTGTCCGGAACCCGCTTTCCCCGGTGAGCCCCGCGAGGGATGATTGAACTGACACTGTTGTTCGAGAGAGGTCACGGGGATGTCCGAGAGGAACGACGAGGAGCGCGAGTTCGACATCAAGTGGGCGGACACGGCCGAGCACAAGGAGCCGTCGGCCCGCGCCCGTATGCTCGCCGCACGCTGGAAGGACAACCCTCCCGGCCCGGTCCCGTTCCGCGGCGAGCCGGAGCGCAGGGCGTCCCGCCGCTCGTCGTCGTCCTGGGTCTCCACCGCCGTGGTCCTCGGCTGCGTCGCCGCAGTGATCGTCTTCCTCGGCTACATCAACTTCCGGCCGTACTGATCGCAGAGCGGCCGGGCACCCCCGGGGATCGGGGGCACCCGGCGCCGGTCAGGGCCCGGCTCAGCGGTTGTAGCGCATGAAGGCCCGGACCATGTGGCAGGTCGTGTCCGACGGCGTGTGGATGCCGATCAGGTTCGCCACGCCGCGTATCGTCTCGTTGCGGGCCTGGTCGGGGAGGTAGACGCCGGAGTCGAGCAGGGCGATGGCGAGCCGCATCGCCTTGAGGCGGCGGTTGTGCGTCACGTACCAATCCCGCGGGCGGCCCGGCGGCAGCGGCCGCTTCGTCACGGGCGCGCAGGGCATTTCGAGCTGGACGGCACGCTTCGCTGTGGACTGGATGGGCATCGGCTTGAGTGCGGCAACGGGCACAGGGATCCTCCTGTCGCGGTCAGGGTGTCCACCGGGATCCACGCCGGCCCCGGCAACACCCTCGAACACTGCTCCTAGTTTACTGCCCGGCACTGACATTCGGGGAACCCGAAGCAGCCATCGAATGCCCAGGTGAGGCCGCAAATTGTGGCCGCGGAACACCCGGTCCGCAGGGGGCGTGTGAGGCCGGAGAGAAATCGAACAGAGCCGGACCGGGCGTACGGTGGGCGGCATGGAGATCTGGATCAATCCGGCCTGTTCCAAGTGCCGGAGCGCCATCAGCCTGCTGGACGCCGAGGGTGCCGGCTACACCGTCCGCCGTTACCTGGAGGACGTGCCGAGCCCGGACGAGATCCGGGAGGTGCTGGAGCGGCTCGGGCTGGAGCCCTGGGACATCACCCGCACCCAGGAAGCCGCCGCCGAGGAGCTCGGGCTCAAGGAGTGGCCGCGGGACGACGGATCGCGCGAGCGCTGGATCACGGCGCTCTCCGAGCATCCCCAGTTGATCCAGCGCCCGATCATCACCGCCGAGGACGGCACGGCGGTCGTGGCCCGCACCGACGAGGCGGTACGGGACGCCCTGTCCCGCTGAAGACCAACTCCCTTGTGACACAGGCCACTTCGGAGAGTTGGCCGGGGCGCTGAGCAACTCCGTTCGGGATCTCGTACATAGCGGCGTACGCTCCCCTACCGTTTCAGGAGGCGCGCATGTCGCGCAGGAGAACGCTCGGCCCCAAGAAGAAGATCGCGCTGCTGGTGAGCGCGGTGACGGTGGCCGGTGGCGGTGCCTTCGTCATGGCGAGCACGTCGAACGCCTCCCAGGCGCCCACCACCAAGTCGGCGGCCGACTCGACCGTCTGTCAGGGCCTCGCCACCGCGCTCGGCAACAACCAGAAGTTCATCGAGGGGCAACGGGCCGCTCCCGACGCGCTGTCCGAGGCGCGGATCGCCAACCGCGAAGCGGTCATCGCCGAGATCGAGCTCAAGCAGGAAGCCTCCGGGTGCACGGTTGGGGAGTCGGCTCAGGACTCCCAGCCCGCACAGCCCCAGCAGCCTGCGCAGCCCGAGCAGCCCGCCCCGGACGAGCAGGCCGGCGGGGACGAGCAGGCCGGCGGGGACGAGCAGGCGGGCGGGGACGACGCCGCGCAGAACCCGGGCGGCGGCGGCGCGGCGGCCTCCGGTGAGCAGGTGTGCAACGGCTCCACGATCACCCTCTCCGGCGAGGACGGCGCCCCGGCGGCGTCCAGCAACCAGTTCCCGGCCGGGACCAAGTTGAAGGTCACCAACCTGGACAACAACAAGTCCACGACCGTCGAGGTCACCGGCGTGTCCGGCAGCTGTGCCCTGCTCAACAACGCGGCCTTCGAGCAGGTCCGGGAGCCCGGCAAGTTCCTGATCCGCCGGGCGCTCATCGAGAAGGTGGGCTGAGACCCGGGGGCAGGCCCGGAACCCGGAAGCACTCGTAAAAGCCCCCTGAGGCGCAGACCAAGTTCGGGGAGCGGGGCGTGCCGCAGCGCGCCTCCGCCCGGTCGCGCCCGGGGTGGGAGCCCTCCCCCGCTCGACCGCCGTCGAGAGCGGAGGAGGGCTCTCTGTCGTGTGCGGACCGCCGTGCGGCGGCTGTCGCGTACGGCCCGTCGTACCGCCCGGTCGTGCCTGCCCGGTCGTACGGTCCAGTCGTGTACAGCCCTGTCGTGTACGGCCTCCTCACGTGATCCCGTCCCCTACGAGTCGCCCCCTGCACGCCGTGCTCACAGGGTGATCCGGGGACAACCGTCGCCGGTGACACGGGGTTCACACTCGGGCGATGGTCGGGAAATCGCCTGTTGGCAAGCTGCGTGCCGGCCGGCTCGATCTCTCCCCCGACACCCGCTGGTGAGGCGAGGGATGCCCGTCCACCGGGTGCCCCTCGCTTCGTCGGGTTTCGGACCGCCCCGGGCGTCCATGCCGTGAACGAGGCTCCTGCTGGGGCCCGGGGTCTGCTTCAATGGGGGCATGGACGGTTTCCGGGAGCTCATCGCGACGGGTCGCCATGACCTCGAGCCCTTCTGGCCCTCCCGTCAGCACGACGACTTCGACCGGGAGTGTTGCCGCGCGACGACCGCGCCGGCCCTCTGACGCCGTACATCCCGGCCTTCCACCGGCGCGCACCGCGTACGTCCTCGACGAGCCCGGCCACGATCCCGCGGCCGTCGAGCCTCTCGACGAACCCTTCGCGCGAAAGAGCTGACTCCTCATGGCGACCACTCGTCCTGTCTCCGCCGCGGCCGACGCGGCCACCACCGTCTCCGCGGCCCCCTCCGCCTCCCCCGCCCCGCTGGGCGCCCCTCTCAACACCTCACCCCACGCGTCCCGCACCGCGTCGGTGAACGGTCATCCGCGTCACCGGCTGCGGGCCGTCGCCCCGGACGAGGTGGTCACCGTCGCCGACCTGCTTCCGCCGGGGGCCACCTGGCTGCCCGCGCCGCAGCACAGCCTGCCCGCCCTGCCCGGACATCCGCCGATGGTCGGCTACCTGGTGCTGGTCCCCGCCGACCAGCGGCCGCCGTTCCCGGTGGCGGTCCCGGGCCCCGGAACCGCCCAGCACCCCGGCACGGCTTCCGCGGCCGCACCCGCCGCCGACGCCGGCGCCGGCGCCACCGCCACCCAGCGGATCCGGGTCGACACCGTGCAGCGCACCACCGAGGTAGACGGTCGGCAACTCGACCTCACCTACCTGGAGTTCGAGCTGCTCGCCCATCTCGTGGCCCATCCGAACCGGGTGCACAGCCGCGACCACCTGGTCGCCACGGTCTGGGGCTACGGCCATGTGGGCGACGGCCGCACCGTCGACGTCCACATCGCCCGGCTGCGCCGCAAACTGGGCGCGGAGCACCGGGGCACGATCCAGACCGTGCGCCGGGTCGGTTACAAGTACACCCCCTGAGTCACCGTCGCTCTGCCCTCGGCAGATCCCTGTTCCCTCACGCCACCCGGTCCGGCAGAGTCCGACGTATGAGGCTTCTGGTGCTGGGTGGTACGGAGTTCGCGGGACGGGCCGTCGTGGAGGCGGCCCTGGGGCGGGGCTGGGAGGTGACCGTCTTCCACCGGGGGCGGCACGCGGCCGTGCCGGGCGTGCGGTCGCTGCTGGGCGACCGCACCGCCGTCGACGGCCTGGCCGCCCTGGACGAGGCGGACGGCACGTGGGACGTCGTCGTCGACACCTGGTCGGCGGCCCCGCGGGCCGTCCGTGACACGGCGCGGCTGCTGCGGGACCGTGCCGGCCGGTACGTGTACGTGTCGAGCCGCTCGGTGTACGAGTGGCCCGCGCCCGCCGGAGCCACCGAGGAGGCCCCCCTGGTAGCGGGCGCCCGCGCGGACGCCGATCGCACCGACTACGCGCGGGACAAGCGGGGCGGCGAACTGGCCGCCGTGGACGCCTTCGGCGCCGACCGGTCGGTGCTGGTGCGGGCGGGGCTGATCCTCGGGCCGTACGAGAACGTCGGCCGGCTGCCCTGGTGGCTGAACCGGATGGCCCGCGGCGGCCCGGTCCTCGCCCCGGGGCCGCGTGACCTGCCCCTCCAGTACGTCGACGTCCGCGACCTGGCCGAGTGGATCCTCGGGGCGGCCGAGCAGGGGATCGGCGGGCCGTACAACCTGACCGGCCCGCCGGGGCACGAGACGATGGGCACGCTGCTGGAGGCGTGCGCGGAGGTGACGGGGGGCACGGCCGAGCTGCGGTGGACCGCACCGGAGACGATCCTGCGGGCGGGCATCGAACCGTGGACGCAGCTGCCGGTCTGGGTGCCGCCGGGCAGCGAGGCGCACGACGCGATGCACGCCTCGGACGTCTCCCGGGCGCTCGCGACGGGGCTGCGCTGCCGTCCCGCCACCGAGACCGTGGCCGACACCTGGCGCTGGCTCCAGGACCTCGACGGGGCCGCGCCCCAACGCCAGGACCGGACGGCCAAGGGGCTCGACCCGGAGACGGAGGCGAAGGTGCTCGCGGAGATCGGGGAGAAGGGCGGAGGCGGGGAGAAGATGTAGGCAACACCACCCCGGTGTCGGGGAGTTCGGCCCGGGACCGGGTGCCGCCGCTCGGCCGGACTCTGACGTCATGACCACAAGGCGCGGGACCACGGGCCGCATGAGCGGTGCCACAACGGCCACGGACCCCACGAGCGCGGAGGCCGGGAGGTTGGTGGCCATGAGTTCGGAGGCCATGAGTTCGGAGGCCATGGGTTCGGCGGCCATGGGTTCGGCGGCCGGGAGCAGGGGCACCAAGAGGGGCGGCGGGCGTGAACGACACACCAAGGGCCTTCCGAAACGGCCCAGGGCCGGTCCGACGCGGCGATCGCCGGCAAGCTGGTGGTGACGGAGCGCGCCATCGCCAAGCACACCTCGAACATCTTCGCCGAACCGGGCCTGGAGGTCTCGGACGACGACAACCGGCGGGTGCCGGCGGTTCTCGCCCATCTCGGCCAGGGCAGGCGAAAGGGGACCCGGTCACGCACCCCACGTGGTCGATCAACAACCCCCGGTACTCCAGGGGCTGTTGAAACCAGTGCGCCGGCAGGAACTTCTCATCGATTTCCGTTACGGATGAACACCCCCGGGGCGGCTCCCGTATTCAAGGGAGCCGCTCCGCTTCTGTCGGGCGATTCGATACCCGTAAGGGGGTGCTCCTCAGCGAAGTCAGAGGAGTTCAGTGACTCCACCCACCGCTGAGGCGGCGGGCTTCCAACCGAAGACTGCGGTCCAACTCGAACCGACCCCCTTTTGCGGGGCACAGCGCGAACTACCAGAGCACCGGGAAGGCCGAGAGCCCCCTTGCGAGGAGAATGATGGGACGCAATACAAGAAAACGCCGTATGCCGTTGGCCGCCAAGGCCGTGGCCGGGACGGCGGTCCTGGCGCTCGGTGGGGGCGGGCTGGTCTGGGCGAACTTCTACGCTTCGGCCGGCGAGTCGAACCAGTCGCAGAATCAGACGAAGGCGAACGCGGCACAGCAGATCGCCACGATCGACTGCCCGGACGTGGGCCAGCAGCTCCCCGACGTGCCGGACCCGGCCCGCGGTGAGGTCGACGGCGAACTGGCCTCGATGGACCAGCAGATCACCGACGCCTATCAGAGCCTGGTCACCACCCGCCGGGCTCAGGCCGGGGACTCGCGGTACGTCCAGAACACCATTCTGGGTCCGCTCAAGGACCGGCGTAAGGCGCTCATCGACCGGATCAAGCTGCAGATCACCCGCGCGGGCGGTCAGGCTCCCGGGAACCTGGACGAACTCGCCTCCTGCTCCGGCCGCCCCGCCGACCAGCCGCTGCCGACCGACGGTCAGAACGGTGACGGCCAGGACGGCGGTGGCCAGGACAACGGTCAGGACCAGGGCGACGGTCAGAACGACGGCGGTCAGAACGACGGCGGCCAGGACCAGGGCGAGGGCCAGACCCCGAACGACAACGGCAACGGCGCCGCGGGCCCGTTCGCCGAGGACTTCGTCAACATCAACGACGTCCAGCCGAACTCGCGGAACCTGCCGAACGGTCTGGCCGCCAACGGCAGGTCCGGCTCCAAGGGCAGCTTCACCACGAAGTGCGGTGTCAACGAGAACGAGCTGTACAACAGCGACAACATCATCGTGGCCCCCGGTGTCGCGAACGGCGCGCACCACATGCACGACTACGTGGGCAACCAGAGCAAC
Coding sequences within it:
- a CDS encoding DUF1996 domain-containing protein, with translation MGRNTRKRRMPLAAKAVAGTAVLALGGGGLVWANFYASAGESNQSQNQTKANAAQQIATIDCPDVGQQLPDVPDPARGEVDGELASMDQQITDAYQSLVTTRRAQAGDSRYVQNTILGPLKDRRKALIDRIKLQITRAGGQAPGNLDELASCSGRPADQPLPTDGQNGDGQDGGGQDNGQDQGDGQNDGGQNDGGQDQGEGQTPNDNGNGAAGPFAEDFVNINDVQPNSRNLPNGLAANGRSGSKGSFTTKCGVNENELYNSDNIIVAPGVANGAHHMHDYVGNQSNSSLSSDDDLVAAETSCQNQGDKSSYFWPVLRVQDGTQEFDAADQGGGAEGNVGKILQAQEAQLRWVGNKRSKVVAIPKLMRIITGDAKAFTNGLANANTSYSCTGFEDRQSTDKYVLCPEGSQLVRTSNFQSCWDGQNTDSANHRAHVAFVQADGSCANGFKAIPQLQVRLVYDVPTPTIENGQVKNPYAVDSFPEQLHKPITDHNDFINVMDESLMNKMVKCINTGKKCT
- a CDS encoding SDR family oxidoreductase, translated to MRLLVLGGTEFAGRAVVEAALGRGWEVTVFHRGRHAAVPGVRSLLGDRTAVDGLAALDEADGTWDVVVDTWSAAPRAVRDTARLLRDRAGRYVYVSSRSVYEWPAPAGATEEAPLVAGARADADRTDYARDKRGGELAAVDAFGADRSVLVRAGLILGPYENVGRLPWWLNRMARGGPVLAPGPRDLPLQYVDVRDLAEWILGAAEQGIGGPYNLTGPPGHETMGTLLEACAEVTGGTAELRWTAPETILRAGIEPWTQLPVWVPPGSEAHDAMHASDVSRALATGLRCRPATETVADTWRWLQDLDGAAPQRQDRTAKGLDPETEAKVLAEIGEKGGGGEKM
- a CDS encoding arsenate reductase family protein → MEIWINPACSKCRSAISLLDAEGAGYTVRRYLEDVPSPDEIREVLERLGLEPWDITRTQEAAAEELGLKEWPRDDGSRERWITALSEHPQLIQRPIITAEDGTAVVARTDEAVRDALSR
- a CDS encoding S8 family serine peptidase, whose product is MFLAVAAGNDGEVACDTSPAGASGVTTVAASDKNDNAASFPNHGSCVEPYASGVGIASAWVLGDTNAVSGTSMASPHGRGCRRAPQGCERRRLLHRQQMDHQRRDQRCDQEQPRRPPDLLLFENTL
- a CDS encoding SCO2583/SCO2584 N-terminal domain-containing protein, whose amino-acid sequence is MSERNDEEREFDIKWADTAEHKEPSARARMLAARWKDNPPGPVPFRGEPERRASRRSSSSWVSTAVVLGCVAAVIVFLGYINFRPY
- a CDS encoding winged helix-turn-helix domain-containing protein, with the protein product MATTRPVSAAADAATTVSAAPSASPAPLGAPLNTSPHASRTASVNGHPRHRLRAVAPDEVVTVADLLPPGATWLPAPQHSLPALPGHPPMVGYLVLVPADQRPPFPVAVPGPGTAQHPGTASAAAPAADAGAGATATQRIRVDTVQRTTEVDGRQLDLTYLEFELLAHLVAHPNRVHSRDHLVATVWGYGHVGDGRTVDVHIARLRRKLGAEHRGTIQTVRRVGYKYTP